In Candidatus Rokuibacteriota bacterium, the DNA window TCCGGCCGCTCTCGACCTCCTCGCGCATGATCCGCGAGAGTCCCCACGGCAGCCCGATGCCGAACCAGCTCGTCACGACTGCTTCCACCGCCCCGGCCGCCATGAACCACTCGCCCTCGTAGCACATCAGGTTCCGCGAGAGCGTGAGGCCCCTTCGACCCTGGCGGAGCACTTCACTCAGGAGCGCCAGCGGAGTCCGGGAGAAGAGGCAGCCGCCGATCGCGATGTGATCGCCGTCCTTGACGCGCCTCACGGCCTCGGCGAGCGTCGTGAGCTTCTCCGCCCCGATCCGCGGCTTCGCCTCGAGCCGCCGACGCGCCTCGACAAAGTCGCCGGACCTCAATCGATGACCTCCCAGCGCGGCTGGAAGCGATCCAGGAGCGCCCGGCTCCGCTGATCGAGCGGGTGCTCGCGCTCCGGCACTTCCACGTGCTTGGCCTCTCCGCAGAGCGCCGTGGAGAAGTAGCGCTGGCCGGTATCGCAGGCCAGGACCACGATCGGCAGAAGTTCCGGGTGCTTGAGGGCGAGCTTCACGCCGGCTGCGACGTTACACCCCGAGGAGATCCCGCAGAAGATCCCTTCCTCGCGCGCGAGGCGCCGCGCCATCGCGACGCTCGCCTCGGTGCTCACGGTGATCACGCCCGTGAGGAGCGCAACGTCCAGGTTCTCGGGGACGAAGCCGTCGCCGATCCCCTCGATCCCGTGAGAACCCCACCGTCGGTGCGCGAGAATCGGGCACTCGGCAGGCTCGACGGCATACAGGGCGACGCGGGGCTGGCGCTCCCGAAGATAGCGCCCGACACCGGTGAGAGTCCCGCCCGAGCCCTGGGCCGCGACGAAGGCCCCGATCCGGCCCTCGCACTGCTCCCAGATCTCGGGCCCGGTGGTCAGATAGTGCGCCTCGACGTTGTCAGCATTCGTGAACTGGCCCGGCACCCAGTAGCGGCCCGGATCGCGCGCGCGGATCTCCTCGAGCTTCTTGAGCGAGAGGTCCACGTCACTCTCGCCGCCCGGCGTGAAGATCAGTTCGGCGCCATAGGCCCGCATGAGCTTCTTCCGCTCCTCGCTCATCCCCTCGGGCATGACGATCGTGCAGGCGTAGCCCTTCACCGCCGCCACGAAGGCGCACGCGGCCCCTGCGTTCCCCGTCGAGCACTCGAGAACCGCCATCCCCGGCTCCAGCTCACCTCGGCGCTCGGCCCGTTCGAACATGTGGAGATAGATCCGGTCCTTGAGGCTTCCCGTCGGCCCGTACCACTCGAGCTTCACGAGGATCGCAGGCGCGACATCACCGGGCACGCGCCGGAGCCTGACGAGCGGGGTCCGCCCGACGGCCTCGGTCAGGCGTCCGAGGGCGCGGGCGTATGCGCTCCATTGGATGGTGCTCATAACGGGGCGAATTCTATCACTGCCCGCGTGATCCGCCCAGCCGGTCCACCAGCTCCCGAGCCCACGCCCTCTTCTCCGGGCTCATGAGGAGCTTCTCCGCGAAGGGCTGGCCGAACGGCCGGGTGGCGTCGATGCCGATCTTCGCCGTCACCCCTTGCTCGCTGGCCGAGGGGTCGAGGATGGCGCCCAGGCTGCCCGAGATGACGACGAGATCGCGGTCGGCCTGGACACGGGTGGCCAGGGCCCAGAGGACATCCGACTCGTCGAAGACATCGATGTCATCGTCCACGATCACGACGAACTTCAGGTAGTGGTCCACCCCGAAGACGACGGGAATGGCGTGTTTGCCCTCGCCCGGCCGGGTCTGCTTGATCGAGACGAAGGCCGTGAAGGCGGCACAGCCCGAGGTCGGGACGTGGACGGCCTTGACGTTCGGGACGACCCGGCTCAGGGCGTTTCTGATCTCCACCTCCCGGAGGACGCCCAGCGGCAGGATGTGGTCGGGCGCGCGCCCCGAGCTGATGGACTGGAACCAGGGGCGCTCCCGCATACAGATCGCTTTCGCGATGAAGACGTGCTCGGTGCTCCGGCGGGCGAAATAACCGGTGAACTCCCCGAAGGGGCCCTCTTTCTCCCGCACCCCCGCCAGGATCTCGCCCTCGATGACGATCTCGCCCCACGCCGGGACCATCAGGTCGATGGTCTTGCAGGGTGCGATCTGCATCGGCGCCTGAAAGAGCCCGCCGACCACCTCGAACTTGGAGACCTCGGGCGGAGGATAGGCGAGCGACCCGAGGCTGACGCAGGGGTGGAGCCCGATGACGACAGCGCACTCGAGGTTCTTCCCCGCGGCCTCGGCCCGCCGCTGGTACTCGAACATCCGCCGCCGCGAGTGGAGGCTCACCCCCATCTTGTTCCGCCCCTTGACCTGGTAGCGGTGGTAGCCCTCGGTCTCCACCCCCGTGCCGGGGTCCTTGGCCACGGTCATCGCCGCGGTGATGTAGGGCCCGCCGTCCCCGGGGAAATACGTGGGGATAGGGAGCTTCGAGAGGTCCACCTGCTCGCCGGTCAGGACCGTGTGGTGGAAGGGCGGATCGGGGACCACCACCGGCTTGACGTATTCCTTGAGGCGCCGCGCGTACTCGAAGGGCATGCCGGCCGCGTCGACCCCGAGGGCACAGGCGAAGACGCGCCGGCTGGCCATGACGTTGGAGATCACGGGGATCCGGTGCCCGACGACGTTCTCGAACAGGAGGATCGGGAACCGACGACGTCGCTCCAGCTCCAGGGCGACGGCCTGGAGGTCGAATTCCAGGCTCACCGGCTCGGTGACGCGGACGAACTCGCCGGCATGCCTCGTCGCGTACTCCTCGACGAACGACCGGAGATCCTGCTTCATGCCGCTGATCCCTCCCCGCCGGAATCCTGACCAAGGGGTCGTGGCCCCGAGCCCACTGCTCCCGGGGAGCCCGGCGCAGCCCGATTTCCTCGGAGGAGCGCCGCCAGGCGGGCCGGGGTGACGGGAGTCCGGGTGATCCGCACGCCGAAGGGCGCCAGCGCGTCCTCGACGGCGCCGGCGATGGCCGTGGGAGGTGAGATGGCCCCACCTTCTCCGAGGCCCTTCATCCCCAGCGGGTTGAGCGGCGAGGGAAAATCGAGGTGGACGGTCTCGATGAACGGAAGCTCGTCGGCCACGGGAATGTGGTAGTCCATGAAGCCGCTCGAGAGGAGCTGGCCCGCCTCGTCGTACACGATCTCCTCGAACATCCCGCCGCCGATGCCCTGGGCGACGCCGCCGTGGATCTGGCCGTCCACGATCATCGGGTTGATGACGTGCCCGCAGTCGTGAGCGACGACGTAGCGGAGGAGCCTGACCCAGCCGGTCTCGGGGTCCACCTGGACCTGGGCGATGTGGACCGCGCTCGCGAAGGTCACCGTGGGGACGTGGTGGTAGGCGGTAGCCTCGAAGGTCGGCTCGATCACGCCGGGCTTCTCGAACGTGGGGAAGCTCGCCTGGATGACGCGGGCCAGGGGGATCGCCGACGACGGGACGCCGCGCACGAACACCTGGCCGTCCTCGATCTCCAGGTCGTCGGCGCGCGCCTCCAGGAGCTTGGCCGCTGCCGCTACTACCTTCTCCCTCACCTGGCGTGACGCCGTCGTAACGGCGCTGCCTGCCACCACGGCGCTCCGGCTCGCGAATGTGCCGATCCCGAAAGGAATCCGGTCGGTGTCGCCGCCGTGGACCGTGACCCATTCGATGGGGACGCCGAGGACGTCGGCGGCGAGCTGGGCGAAGGAGGTCTCGTGCCCCTGGCCCTGGCAGCAGGCGCCGGTGGCGACGACGACGCGCCCCGTCGCGTCCAGCTTGACCGAGGCGCCCTCGTAGGGGCCGATGCCGGTTCCCTCGACGTAGGCCGAGATCCCGATCCCGCGGAAGATGCCGTTCGCTCTGAGCGCGGCCTGCTCCTTCCGGAAATCGTCGTAGCCCGACGCCCGGAGCGCGTCGTCCAGCATCGCGCGGAAGTCGCCGCTGTCGTAGACGAGGGGGTTCCCGTCGCGGTAGGGCATTCCGGTGTCATAGGGCATCTCGTCCCCGCGGATGAAGTTCCGGCGACGGAGCTCTGCGGGATCCATCCGAAGCTCCCGCGCGAGGCAATCCACGATCCGGTCCATGGCGAAGACCGTCTCCGGACGGCCCGCGCCGCGGTACGGCGCGTTCGGCGTCTTGTTCGTGACGACGGCCTTGAACTCCACCCAGAGGTTCCGGATGCGGTACGGGCCGAGGAGGTGGGCCACCGTGTTGTAGGGGAGGACGATCCCCCAGGAGTTGTAGGCGCCGAGGTCGAGCCAGATCCTGTCGCGGACGCCGAGGATCGTACCGTCCCGCGTCGCCGCGATCTCGACGTCGTGGAGCTGGTCCCGGGCGTGGGCGGCGCTCATCATGTGCTCGCGGCGGGTCTCCGTCCACTTGACCGGCCGACCCAGCTCGCGCGCCATGAGCGGGATCAGGATCTCCTCGGCGTAGCCGCAGGCCTTCGTCCCGAAGCCCCCGCCGACGTCAGGAGCCACGACGCGGACTTTGTGAATGGGCACCTCGAGCGCCGCCGCGACGCCCTGCTGGCAGAAGTGCACCACCTGTGTCGAGCTCCACACGGTGAGCGTGGCATCGCGACGGTCAAAGCTCGCGACCACGCCGCGGGGCTCGATGGGCATCCCGACGTAGCGCTGGATCTTGAAGCGCTCCCTCGCCACGACCGCCGCGGCGCTGAAGGCCGCCTCGGCGTCTCCAACCGCATGCGTGAATGCCACCGCCACATTGTCGCCCCACTGGGGATGCACCAGGGCAGCGCCCGGTTCCCCGCCAGCGACGGGATCCGTGACAGCCGGGAGCGGCTCGTACTCCACCTCGATCAGGCCCAGCGCGTCCTCGGCCAGATACGGGGAGTCGGCGACAACCAGCGCGACCGTCTCCCCCACATAGCGGACGACATCGCGAGCGAGGGGAAACTGGGGAGCGTCCTTGAGCCTGAACTCGACGCGCGCGGCGAGGCCGGGCGGCGGGCTCCCGAACGTGGGAAGCGGCTTCAGCCAGCGCGCCAGGTCGTCGAAGGTGTACACGGCGCGGACTCCGGGGTGCCGCCGCGCCGCATCGGTGTGGATCGCCCGGATCCTGGCATGAGCGTGAGGGCTCCGCAGGAAGGCGGCGTAGAGGAGCCCCGGCAGCGTGAGGTCGTCAACGAAGCGCCCCTGCCCCGTGAGGTACCGGGGATCTTCCCGCCGCTTCACCGACGCCCCGAAGTACTTCGCGCCCATCGGTTCTCCTTCCGAGCGCGCAACCCTCCTGGCGAGAGGTTTCGGAAGGGGGGCAACGCCCCCCTCCGAGGGTTTACCCGCCCAGGTAGGCGCGCTTGACATGCTCGTTCTCGATGAGGTCTCCGGCCTTGCCCGCGAGGGCGATCTGGCCGGTCTCCATGACGTAGCCGCGGTCCGCCATGCGGAGGGCGAGGTAGGCGTTCTGCTCGACCATGAGGACCGTCACCCCGCGCTGGCGGATCTCGCGGATAATGCCGAAGGTGGTCTCGATGAGCGTGGGCGCCAGGCCTAACGACGGCTCGTCGAAGAGCAGAAGACGCGGCCCCGCCATCAGCGCCCGGCCGATGGCCAGCATCTGCTGCTCTCCGCCCGAGAGCGTCCCCGCGACCTGCTCGAGGCGCTCGGCGAGCACGGGGAAATAGCCGAACACGCGTTCCAGATCCTCGCGGATCGCGCGCGTGTCGGTCCGCGCGTAAGCGCCCATCTCCAGGTTCTCCCGCACGGTCATGTAGGGGAAGATCCGCCGCCCCTCGGGGCAGTGGGCGATCCCGCGCCTCAAGATCTCGCGCGGCGTGAGCCGGTGAATCTCCTCGTTGTCAAGCACGATCCTGCCTGCCGTCGCGCTCAGGATCCCCGAGATCGCCTTGAGTGTGGAGGTCTTGCCGGCGCCGTTGGCGCCGATCAGCGTCACCAGCTCTCCCGCGCGCACCTCGAGCGAGACGCCCTTGAGCGCCTCCACCTTGCCGTACGCGGCCCGCACGCCCTCGAGCGTGAGCATCTCTCACAGGCCCCCGAGGTAGGCTCTGATCACTTCGGGGTGGCCCTGGATCTCGCCCGGCGGCCCCTTCGCGATCACCTGGCCGTGGTGCAGCGCGATCACCCGGTCCGAGATCCCCATGACCAGCCGCATGTCGTGCTCGACGAGGAGGACCGTCACGCCTTCCTCCCGGATCCGCTGAATGAGCCGCATGACCGCCGTCTTCTCCGCCGGGTTCATCCCCGAAGCCGGCTCGTCCAGGAGGAGGAGGCGCGGGCGCGCGGCTAGGCCGATGGCCAGCTCCAGGCGGCGCTGCTCGCCGTACGGCAGGGCGCTCGCCACCTCGTCACGCCGGTGGGCGAGGCCGACGAAGGCGAGGATCTCCTCGACCTGGGCCGCCAGACGTGCCTCTTCCTCCCTCACGCGCCGAACGCCGATCAGGATCGAGAGGACACCGGCCCGCCCCCTCAGGTGGAGGCCGATCAGGACGTTCTCGAAGACCGAGATCTGGGGGAAGACGTTCGTTTTCTGAAACGTCCTCACGATGCCCCGCTCGGCGACCTGGTACGGCCTCAATCCTGTCAGAGGCTCACCCTCGTAGAGGACTCGCCCCCGGACAGGCCTGAGGAAGCCGGTGATGACGTTGAACGCGGTCGTCTTGCCGGCGCCGTTGGGGCCGATGAGGCTCGTGATCCTGCCCGGCTCGACCTCGAAGCTGACGCCGGCCAGCGCAGTGACGCCGCCGAACCTCACCGCGAGATCTTCGACAGCCAGGCTCATACATCCTCGGAGGGGGGCTCCGCCCCCCTTCCGATGCCTCCCCCCATGGGTTGCGCCGGCGAAGCCGGCGCTCGGAACGCTCGGGGCCAACTCGGTAAAGACGCGGCGAGCCTTAAAACAGGGTAGCTCATCCCGCAGCTCGCCGCTCCCTGAGCCAGGCTTCAGCGTCGGCACCATGCCCTTGGGCAGGAAGAAGACGGTGAGGACCAGCAGCACACCGTAGAGGAGCATCTGCCACTGCCACGAGGTCACCGCGCGGAGCGCCTCAGGGAGCGCCGTGAAGATGAGGGCGCCGAGCACCGGGCCGGCCAGCGTCCCCTTCCCGCCGGCGACGACCATGATCACCATGGTGACCGTGTAGGTGAAGAGGAAGACCTCGGGGCTCACGAAGCGCGTGTAGTGGGCGTAGAGGCTTCCCGCAGCTCCGGCCATCGCCGCGCTGACGACCGCAGCCAGGACCAGGTAGCGGGTCCCGTTGATGCCGACCGATTCGGCGAGCGCCTCGTTCTCTCTGAGCGCGACGAAGGCGCGACCGATCCGCGAGTTCACCAGCCGGTGGCAGATGAAGAAGGCCACCGCCGCCACGGCCAGGACCAGGTAGTAGTAGGCTGGTTTGCTCCTGAACGAGAGCTCGCCGAGCCCGCCGATGCTGAGCTCTGCGGGCGGCACATCAGGCAGCCCGAGAGGCCCGTTGGTCAGCTCCATCCAGTTCACGCTCACCAGGTAGATTACGCCGGCGAAGCTGATCGTCACCAGGACGAAGTACGCGCCCCTGAGCTTCAGCGACACCTTTCCCAGCCCGTAGCCGGCGATCCCGGCGAGGAGTACCGCCGCCAGAAAGCCGCTCCAGACCGGCCACTCCAGCTTCAGCGTGAGGAGCGCCGAGGCGTAGGCGCCGATGCCGAAGAAAGCCGCGTGGCCGAGGGAGAGCTGGCCGGTGTAGCCCAGGAGGAGGTTCAGGGAGAGCGCGAGGATCGCGAAGATCCCGGCCATGATCAGGATGTGGATGTAGTACGGGTTCCAGATCCAGAGCGGGACCGTCACGAGGCTCAACGCCAGGAGGGCGCGCACGGCGCGCTTCATCCCACGCGCTCGGCCCGGGCGAAGAGGCCCGACGGTCTCAGGAGGAGGACGAGGATGATGATGGCGAAGCCGACGGCGTCGCGGTACCCGGAGGAGATGTACCCCGCGCCGAGCTCCTCGGCGACGCCGAGGAGCAGGCCACCCAGCGTCGCGCCGGCGAAGTTGCCGAGGCCGCCGAGGATGACGACGGAGAACGCCTTGAGCGCGGCGAGGTCGCCCATGGACGGGTAGACGACGAAGATCGGGCCCAGGAGCGCCCCCGCCGCGGCGGCCAGGCCCGACCCGAAGGCGAAGGTGACCGTGTGGATCCGATGGATGTCCACCCCCATGAGCGCCGCCGTCTCGCGGTCCTGAAAGGTCGCGCGCATGGCCCGGCCCAGCTTCGTCCGGTGGATCAGGAGATGCGAGGCCACGATGAGGGCGAGGGCCGTCCCGAACACGAAGAGCCGCAAAGGTGCCACGGAGACCGGCCCCAGGACGAGCGGCGCCTGGGGGAAGGGATGGTCGAGACTCTTGGCCACGCCTCCCCACACGACGAGCTCGGCGTTCTGCATCGCGATCCAGACCCCGATCATGACCAGCATGGTGGTCTCGATGGACTCGCCGAGGAGCGGGCGGAGCAGCACGCGCTCACACAACGCGCCGAGGAGGACGCCGAGGGCGACGGCGCAGACAAGCCCGGCGAAGAAGTTGGCCTGGAGGAGGCTCAGGAAGAGGAAGGCGCCGTACGCGCCGAGGGTGTAGAACTCGCCGTGGGCAAAGTTCACCACGCTCATGATCCCGAAGATGAGCGTGAGGCCGATTCCCAGGAGCGCGTACGTCCCGCCCAGGATCAGGCCGTTCAGGATGTGCTGGAGAAACGCCTCCACGCGAGGGGAAACAGAGCGCCCCCGGCCCCCTCACCTTGAATAGGCGACAGGGCGAGGGGGCCAGCCGGGGGCGCTCGGGCGCGTTGGGACTAGCGCCTGGCCATGAACGTCGGCAGGCTCACCTTCCCGCCTTTGATCTCGACGACGAAGATGCTCGGCTGGCTCTGGGCGCTCTCCTTGCCGGGCGGGCCGTCCTTCTCGAACTTGACCGGGCCGTTCACGCCCATGATCTTGACATTCCAGAGGGCGTCGCGGACCGCCTTGGGCTCGGCCTTCCCCGCCAGCCGGACCGCCTCAACGATCGTCAGGATTCCGTCGTGGCCGCGGAACCCCTCGGTCAGCCCGGCGAAGGGGTGACCGCGCTTGTTCCACTCGTCCACAAACGCCTTCGCAAGCTTGCCGTCGGGCATGGCCTCGGGGAACCAGGGGAGGAAGAAGAGGATGTGGTAGGTCCCCTCGGCTGCCGCCCCGGCCTGCTTCACGAGCTGATCGGGCGAGGAGCTCCCGCCGGTGGTGATGAACTTCCGGACCAGCCGCTGCTCCTGCGCCTGCTTGAGGACGAGGGTGATCTGTTCGACGCTCGTGGTCAGGAAGAGCGTGTCCGCTCCGGTCCCGCGGATCTTGGTGAGCTGGGCACTCATGTCCGTCGCCGCCTGGTCCATGAACTCCACGGCGCCCACGCTGGCGCCCCGCTTCTTGAGGATGTCGCCGAAGGCCGAGACGGCGCCGCGCCCCCAGTCGGTGTTGACCGCGAGGAAGTCGGCCTTCTTCACCCCGAGGTCGCCCAGGTACTTCTGGAGCCCCAGGGCCTCCATCTCGCTGGGCGGGCTGATCCTGAACACCCACGGGTTCCCTTTCTTGGTGATCGAGGCCGCGCTCGATGTCTCGACGACCATCGGCACCCCGTACTCCTCGAGCTTGGGCATCACGGCAAGCGTCATCGAGCTCCCCCAGGCCCCCATGATCGCCGGAACCTTGTCCCGGACAATCAGCTTTTCCGCCGCGCTGGCGGCCTCCTTCGGGTCCGACTTGTTGTCCTCGATCACAAGCTGGATCGGCCGGCCCCGGACCCCGCCCCGAGCGTTGATCCAGTCACGGGCGATCTCTGTCCCCATGCGCACATAGTTCCCCGAAGCCGCCACCGGACCCGACAGGGGCTGGATCACCCCGATCTTGATCGGCTCCGCCTGCTGAGCGAGCACGGAGGCGACCGCCAGTGCTCCCAGGGCGGCGACCCCCACGAGGACGCTGAGAATACGGCGTCTCTGCCCCATCGCTCTTCCTCCCCTACGCTGTGTGGTGGTGGGTCTCCTGACGGAAGACTATCCGGTTATTGCAGCAATCGCCGCTGAAGTCAAGCGCGGTGCATGCCCTATCCGCATTGGGGAAGAAGAAGCGCGAACTCGGCGCGCTGGCGCCCGGCGTCAGGCTCGCCGGCGAGCCACCGGCAGAAGTCCGCGGGGTCCTCGTGAGCCCACTCGGACACGCGCGCCGTGACGTTGAAGGTCTCGACGACTTTTCGATCCGCGTAGCCGGAGAAGAGCGGGAGGAGGAGCCGGGCGAGGAAGGCGGCGACCTGGTTGTCGATCCTGACGAAGGTCTCCACGCGCTGGGCGATGCTGGGTGTTCCGTCGGCGTCGGTCTCGGGCTCGAACGCGAGGAGCGTGAGCGAGGCTCCCGAGATCCGCCCGAGGAGGAAGCTCGAGTGGCTCCCCGACGTGAGCATGATCCTCCGACGGGGCTCCTGCACCAGAACCCTATAGGTGCCCGTCGCCCCCTCGCCGTCGTCGGCCTCGTAGAGGTGAGGACCGAGCTGGCGCACCCGGTACTTGGCGAGGCCGAGGTGGCGGGCCGCCGCCGCGGTCACCTCGGGAAGGTCCACGAAGAGCCGGAAGAGATCGAGCCGAACGCGCGCCGGCTGGCCGCTCACCGCGCGCGTGAGCGTGTGGCGGGTCCAGACCGAGACGATCTCGCTCCTGACCTCCGGCGGGAAGCGCTCGGGCTCGGGCAGGAAGGGCGGGAAGTCGGCGGCGAGGGCGCGCCCGGCGGCGAGGACCAGCAGGGACGCAGCAGCCAGGAGCCGGGCAAGCATGAACCCCGGCGCGGGGAGCGACCCGGCTTACTCCAGCCCCAGGAGGCGGGCGGGGTTCTCGGCCGCCATCGTGCGGATCTCCTCGGCGGTGATCCCCCGCTCCAGCAGCATCTGGATGAACGTTCGGAGGCCTTCGGCGGGCGTGGGATGGTGGAGCTGGCCGAAGTCGGTGCCGAGGACACAGTGCCGGGGCCCCACCTCGCGGATGGACTTGGCCATCTCCTCGAGCGAGATGCTCTGCCAGGCCGGCATCATCGTGATCAGGTCTTTCTCCAAAAGCGCCCCCTCGGCAGCCAGGGCTTTCTGGTCGTTCAGGGAAATGCCGGACAGCCCGAGATCGGGGTGCGTGACCAGGATCTTCTTCACGCCGGCCTTCCGGGCCTCGCTGACCAGGACTTTAATCTCGGGCAAGGAAAGGTGACCGGTCGAGAGGCAGACATCCGCCTCAGCGATCAGCCCGAGGATCTCACGCGTCTCGGCGGTCAGCTCCCCGTGCTCGGTCAGGACGCGGACGCCCTGGCGCGCCGCGCGGAGCCCGGCCCGCGGCACCATGCTCCGGCCGAAGTGGCTCCCCCCGAAGAAGTCGATGTGGTGCTGGGCCGAGAGAGTCGGCATCCAGACCATCCTGCCGCCGAGCTTGATCGAGGCGTCCACCGCGTGCGGGTTGAGACCACCCACGACCCAGTTCAGCACGATCCCGCCGAAGACCTCCACGCCGGGGACCTGCTTCCGCACGAGGAACGCCCGCCCCGTAGTGTCCTGCTCGTGCGCCTTGATGAGCACCCCGCGCATGGCGCGGCGCCGGGCCTCCGAGGCCAGGCCGAGGTCGTCGGTGACCCGCTCGAAGAGGCTCGGCGCCGCGTGCTGGTGGAGGTCGATAGCGCCGCGGAGCAGCTCGTCGCAGAGATCCATGCGGCGCGCGCTACCTGACCTCGTAGCCGCGCGCGGTCATGCACGCGGCGTACGCCCTGTCGTACCCCTCCTTGCTCTTCGTGTAGCCGACGCCGCCGCCCACGGCTGCGCCGCCGATCCCGCCGGCGGCCGCGCCGATCGCCGCGCCCTTGCCGGGGCTTCCCGTCGCCGCGCCGATGGCCGCCCCGGTCGCCGCGCCGCCCAGGGCGCCCAGCACCGCGCCGAGCCCGGCGCCCTTGGCCGTGTCCGAGGCGGGGTCGAAGCCGGTCTGCTGCTTCGCCCAGCCCTGGCACTCGGTCTGGTCGCGCGACACCTGCTCGGCGGTCTGTCCTTTCTTTGGATAGGCGTAGACACTGGGC includes these proteins:
- a CDS encoding PLP-dependent cysteine synthase family protein translates to MSTIQWSAYARALGRLTEAVGRTPLVRLRRVPGDVAPAILVKLEWYGPTGSLKDRIYLHMFERAERRGELEPGMAVLECSTGNAGAACAFVAAVKGYACTIVMPEGMSEERKKLMRAYGAELIFTPGGESDVDLSLKKLEEIRARDPGRYWVPGQFTNADNVEAHYLTTGPEIWEQCEGRIGAFVAAQGSGGTLTGVGRYLRERQPRVALYAVEPAECPILAHRRWGSHGIEGIGDGFVPENLDVALLTGVITVSTEASVAMARRLAREEGIFCGISSGCNVAAGVKLALKHPELLPIVVLACDTGQRYFSTALCGEAKHVEVPEREHPLDQRSRALLDRFQPRWEVID
- a CDS encoding UbiD family decarboxylase, translated to MKQDLRSFVEEYATRHAGEFVRVTEPVSLEFDLQAVALELERRRRFPILLFENVVGHRIPVISNVMASRRVFACALGVDAAGMPFEYARRLKEYVKPVVVPDPPFHHTVLTGEQVDLSKLPIPTYFPGDGGPYITAAMTVAKDPGTGVETEGYHRYQVKGRNKMGVSLHSRRRMFEYQRRAEAAGKNLECAVVIGLHPCVSLGSLAYPPPEVSKFEVVGGLFQAPMQIAPCKTIDLMVPAWGEIVIEGEILAGVREKEGPFGEFTGYFARRSTEHVFIAKAICMRERPWFQSISSGRAPDHILPLGVLREVEIRNALSRVVPNVKAVHVPTSGCAAFTAFVSIKQTRPGEGKHAIPVVFGVDHYLKFVVIVDDDIDVFDESDVLWALATRVQADRDLVVISGSLGAILDPSASEQGVTAKIGIDATRPFGQPFAEKLLMSPEKRAWARELVDRLGGSRGQ
- a CDS encoding xanthine dehydrogenase family protein molybdopterin-binding subunit — its product is MGAKYFGASVKRREDPRYLTGQGRFVDDLTLPGLLYAAFLRSPHAHARIRAIHTDAARRHPGVRAVYTFDDLARWLKPLPTFGSPPPGLAARVEFRLKDAPQFPLARDVVRYVGETVALVVADSPYLAEDALGLIEVEYEPLPAVTDPVAGGEPGAALVHPQWGDNVAVAFTHAVGDAEAAFSAAAVVARERFKIQRYVGMPIEPRGVVASFDRRDATLTVWSSTQVVHFCQQGVAAALEVPIHKVRVVAPDVGGGFGTKACGYAEEILIPLMARELGRPVKWTETRREHMMSAAHARDQLHDVEIAATRDGTILGVRDRIWLDLGAYNSWGIVLPYNTVAHLLGPYRIRNLWVEFKAVVTNKTPNAPYRGAGRPETVFAMDRIVDCLARELRMDPAELRRRNFIRGDEMPYDTGMPYRDGNPLVYDSGDFRAMLDDALRASGYDDFRKEQAALRANGIFRGIGISAYVEGTGIGPYEGASVKLDATGRVVVATGACCQGQGHETSFAQLAADVLGVPIEWVTVHGGDTDRIPFGIGTFASRSAVVAGSAVTTASRQVREKVVAAAAKLLEARADDLEIEDGQVFVRGVPSSAIPLARVIQASFPTFEKPGVIEPTFEATAYHHVPTVTFASAVHIAQVQVDPETGWVRLLRYVVAHDCGHVINPMIVDGQIHGGVAQGIGGGMFEEIVYDEAGQLLSSGFMDYHIPVADELPFIETVHLDFPSPLNPLGMKGLGEGGAISPPTAIAGAVEDALAPFGVRITRTPVTPARLAALLRGNRAAPGSPGAVGSGPRPLGQDSGGEGSAA
- a CDS encoding ABC transporter ATP-binding protein, whose amino-acid sequence is MLTLEGVRAAYGKVEALKGVSLEVRAGELVTLIGANGAGKTSTLKAISGILSATAGRIVLDNEEIHRLTPREILRRGIAHCPEGRRIFPYMTVRENLEMGAYARTDTRAIREDLERVFGYFPVLAERLEQVAGTLSGGEQQMLAIGRALMAGPRLLLFDEPSLGLAPTLIETTFGIIREIRQRGVTVLMVEQNAYLALRMADRGYVMETGQIALAGKAGDLIENEHVKRAYLGG
- a CDS encoding branched-chain amino acid ABC transporter ATP-binding protein/permease; its protein translation is MKRAVRALLALSLVTVPLWIWNPYYIHILIMAGIFAILALSLNLLLGYTGQLSLGHAAFFGIGAYASALLTLKLEWPVWSGFLAAVLLAGIAGYGLGKVSLKLRGAYFVLVTISFAGVIYLVSVNWMELTNGPLGLPDVPPAELSIGGLGELSFRSKPAYYYLVLAVAAVAFFICHRLVNSRIGRAFVALRENEALAESVGINGTRYLVLAAVVSAAMAGAAGSLYAHYTRFVSPEVFLFTYTVTMVIMVVAGGKGTLAGPVLGALIFTALPEALRAVTSWQWQMLLYGVLLVLTVFFLPKGMVPTLKPGSGSGELRDELPCFKARRVFTELAPSVPSAGFAGATHGGRHRKGGGAPLRGCMSLAVEDLAVRFGGVTALAGVSFEVEPGRITSLIGPNGAGKTTAFNVITGFLRPVRGRVLYEGEPLTGLRPYQVAERGIVRTFQKTNVFPQISVFENVLIGLHLRGRAGVLSILIGVRRVREEEARLAAQVEEILAFVGLAHRRDEVASALPYGEQRRLELAIGLAARPRLLLLDEPASGMNPAEKTAVMRLIQRIREEGVTVLLVEHDMRLVMGISDRVIALHHGQVIAKGPPGEIQGHPEVIRAYLGGL
- a CDS encoding branched-chain amino acid ABC transporter permease: MEAFLQHILNGLILGGTYALLGIGLTLIFGIMSVVNFAHGEFYTLGAYGAFLFLSLLQANFFAGLVCAVALGVLLGALCERVLLRPLLGESIETTMLVMIGVWIAMQNAELVVWGGVAKSLDHPFPQAPLVLGPVSVAPLRLFVFGTALALIVASHLLIHRTKLGRAMRATFQDRETAALMGVDIHRIHTVTFAFGSGLAAAAGALLGPIFVVYPSMGDLAALKAFSVVILGGLGNFAGATLGGLLLGVAEELGAGYISSGYRDAVGFAIIILVLLLRPSGLFARAERVG
- a CDS encoding penicillin-binding protein activator: MGQRRRILSVLVGVAALGALAVASVLAQQAEPIKIGVIQPLSGPVAASGNYVRMGTEIARDWINARGGVRGRPIQLVIEDNKSDPKEAASAAEKLIVRDKVPAIMGAWGSSMTLAVMPKLEEYGVPMVVETSSAASITKKGNPWVFRISPPSEMEALGLQKYLGDLGVKKADFLAVNTDWGRGAVSAFGDILKKRGASVGAVEFMDQAATDMSAQLTKIRGTGADTLFLTTSVEQITLVLKQAQEQRLVRKFITTGGSSSPDQLVKQAGAAAEGTYHILFFLPWFPEAMPDGKLAKAFVDEWNKRGHPFAGLTEGFRGHDGILTIVEAVRLAGKAEPKAVRDALWNVKIMGVNGPVKFEKDGPPGKESAQSQPSIFVVEIKGGKVSLPTFMARR